TAAATGACGGTGAAAATGCTGCTAATAAATTAGCCACAATAAAGATAACCATAATTGTAATTAATAAGTGTTTTCTTTTCATTTTATTTGTAAGTGGCGTAAGTACTGGGGCCCCTACAGTAACTCCAATGGCGTATAAAGATACTGTTAATCCAGCCATAGGAATTGTAATATTAAATGCATTTTTAATAAGTGGTAATAATCCGACGCTAATAAATTCTGTCATACCAATCGCAAAGGCTGAGACGGCTAAAGCAATAATTGCTAATTTTTGTTGTTTCATTCACTTCTTTCCTTCCTCTTTTATTAATATGTATGTTATTATAATTCCAATAATCAAAAGAAGTAAGTACGCACTTTAAAGTCATATAGGTACTTAAATGTACTATAGGCACTTTTTAGTACCTATGGAGGTGAAGAATTCAGATGAAAAATCATTATAATATTGGCGTAGAAGCAACGATTGATGTGTTAGGCGGCAAATGGAAACCTGTAGTGCTGTGTCATTTGAAGGATAATGGCACGATGCGAACTTCCGAACTCAAACGTGCTATACCTAGTATCACTCAAAAAATGTTAACGCAACAATTACGAGAGTTAGAAGAAGATAGCATTATCGAACGCATTGTTTATCAACAAGTGCCACCGAAAGTCGAATACAAACTATCTGATTATGGACAGACATTAAGTGAAATTT
The genomic region above belongs to Staphylococcus durrellii and contains:
- a CDS encoding winged helix-turn-helix transcriptional regulator, yielding MKNHYNIGVEATIDVLGGKWKPVVLCHLKDNGTMRTSELKRAIPSITQKMLTQQLRELEEDSIIERIVYQQVPPKVEYKLSDYGQTLSEILSSLCQWGEFHIAKMHDEGRPVSLEKQDFINIPDLVSSE